In a single window of the Gossypium hirsutum isolate 1008001.06 chromosome D02, Gossypium_hirsutum_v2.1, whole genome shotgun sequence genome:
- the LOC107910609 gene encoding uncharacterized protein yields MPNLSKEIEKHDTDSGHHPREDSEYDRLVISNEPTAAGVDILQPQPPTRSETFSWWIKAFIFCIFAVILILVFLKWGVPFLFEKILFPIMQWEATAFGRPVLAVVLVTSLALFPVLFIPSGPSMWLAGMIFGYGLGFLIIMVGTTIGMVLPYLIGLLFRERIHQWLKKWPQTAAMVRLAGEGSWFHQFKVVALFRVSPFPYTIFNYAVVVTNMKFWPYLCGSIAGMIPEAFIYIYSGRLIRTLANVKYGNYHLTPVEIIYNIVSFIIAIVTTIAFTVYAKRALNDLGNRETEVDDESASYQGGLEMEKLPDERRKHVGVMSFSS; encoded by the exons ATGCCAAACTTGTCtaaggaaatagaaaaacatgacACTGACTCTGGGCATCATCCGAGAGAAGATAGTGAATACGATAGGCTGGTTATTTCTAATGAACCTACCGCAGCTGGAGTGGACATCTTACAACCTCAACCACCCACAAGGAGTGAAACTTTTAGCTGGTGGATCAAAGCCTTCATCTTCTGCATTTTTGCTGTTATATTGATTCTTGTTTTTTTGAAATGGGGAGTTCCGTTTCTTTTCGAGAAG ATTCTTTTCCCAATCATGCAATGGGAAGCAACGGCCTTTGGTCGCCCAGTTCTTGCAGTTGTGCTTGTTACTTCTCTTGCCTTGTTTCCTGTCCTCTTTATACCTTCGGGTCCCTCCATGTGGTTGGCTGGGATGATTTTTGGCTATGGTCTGGGGTTCCTCATAATTATGGTCGGAACAACCATCGGAATGGTCCTACCATATTTGATTGGACTGCTTTTCCGTGAGCGTATCCAT CAATGGTTAAAGAAATGGCCCCAGACAGCTGCAATGGTTCGACTTGCAGGAGAAGGAAGCTGGTTCCATCAATTTAAAGTGGTCGCTCTCTTTAGAGTTTCACCGTTTCCTTACACAATTTTCAACTATGCAGTTGTGGTAACCAACATGAAGTTTTGGCCCTATTTATGTGGATCAATTGCTGGAATGATTCCAGAAGCTTTTATTTATATCTACAG CGGTCGGTTAATAAGGACATTAGCCAACGTCAAATATGGCAACTATCACTTGACCCCTGTGGAAATTATATACAACATTGTTTCCTTCATCATAGCAATTGTTACCACAATTGCTTTTACAGTATATGCAAAGAGAGCTTTAAACGATCTTGGTAACCGAGAGACTGAGGTGGACGATGAGTCTGCCTCGTACCAGGGTGGCCTAGAGATGGAGAAGCTTCCAGACGAAAGACGTAAGCATGTGGGGGTCATGTCTTTTTCATCATAG